One window of the Lysobacter sp. S4-A87 genome contains the following:
- a CDS encoding deoxyribodipyrimidine photo-lyase, producing MSANAANPAPLALVWFRNDLRLADNPALRAALDGGYVPVPVYIHAPDEAGDWRPGAASDAWRHRSLDALDGQLRLRGSHLRRFFGPSLATLQSLVATTGAEAVFWNRRYEPAFERRDARIKQVLRGQGVHAESFNSALLFEPWTLKTQQGTPFRVFTPFWRSALAHWQLQACADAPERLPDSGDGPEGVPLAALRLAPAQGWDGGFWERWTPGEEGALQALEAFTDGALNGYALQRDRPDRIGTSRLSPHLHFGEIAPWRVVAAVERLRGAVADADIDAARRELGWREFGYHLLHHFPETPQQNFDPKFNAFDWAQVSPSHLQAWQQGRTGVPIVDAGMRELWSTGWMHNRVRMIVASYLTKHLRYHWRHGARWFWDTLVDADLASNTLGWQWVAGTGADAAPYFRIFNPVTQAQKFDPEGSYIARWLPELAGLPLPLRFAPWQDPVTAQRLAPDYPMQPLVDLFAGRDGALKAYRRMRVS from the coding sequence ATGTCCGCAAACGCTGCGAATCCGGCGCCGCTGGCCCTGGTCTGGTTCCGCAACGATCTGCGGCTGGCCGACAATCCTGCGCTGCGGGCCGCGCTCGATGGCGGCTACGTGCCGGTGCCGGTCTACATCCACGCGCCGGACGAGGCTGGTGACTGGCGGCCTGGCGCGGCTTCCGATGCCTGGCGACATCGTTCGCTCGACGCGCTCGACGGACAGCTGCGCCTGCGCGGCTCACACCTGCGCCGCTTCTTCGGCCCGAGCCTGGCGACGCTGCAATCGCTGGTGGCCACCACCGGCGCCGAGGCGGTGTTCTGGAACCGTCGCTATGAGCCGGCATTCGAACGCCGGGATGCCCGCATCAAGCAGGTGCTGCGCGGGCAGGGCGTGCATGCCGAAAGCTTCAACAGCGCGTTGCTGTTCGAACCGTGGACGCTGAAGACCCAGCAGGGCACGCCGTTCCGGGTGTTCACTCCGTTCTGGCGTTCAGCGCTCGCGCACTGGCAACTGCAGGCCTGCGCGGACGCCCCTGAGCGATTGCCCGACAGCGGCGACGGTCCAGAAGGCGTACCGCTGGCGGCTCTGCGCCTGGCGCCGGCCCAGGGTTGGGATGGCGGCTTCTGGGAGCGCTGGACGCCGGGCGAAGAAGGGGCCCTGCAGGCACTGGAAGCGTTCACCGATGGCGCGCTGAACGGCTACGCGCTGCAACGCGATCGCCCGGACCGGATCGGTACCTCGCGGCTGTCGCCGCATCTGCATTTCGGCGAGATCGCACCCTGGCGCGTGGTCGCGGCAGTGGAACGGCTGCGCGGTGCGGTAGCCGATGCCGACATCGACGCGGCCCGGCGCGAACTGGGCTGGCGCGAGTTCGGCTACCACCTGCTGCACCACTTCCCGGAAACGCCGCAGCAGAACTTCGACCCGAAGTTCAACGCCTTCGACTGGGCGCAGGTTTCGCCCTCGCACCTGCAGGCCTGGCAGCAAGGCCGCACCGGGGTGCCCATCGTCGACGCAGGCATGCGTGAGCTGTGGAGCACCGGCTGGATGCACAACCGGGTGCGCATGATCGTGGCCAGCTACCTGACCAAGCATCTGCGCTATCACTGGCGCCACGGTGCCCGCTGGTTCTGGGACACGCTGGTCGATGCCGACCTGGCCAGCAACACGCTCGGCTGGCAGTGGGTGGCCGGCACCGGTGCCGACGCAGCACCGTACTTCCGCATCTTCAATCCGGTGACGCAGGCGCAGAAGTTCGACCCGGAGGGGAGCTACATCGCGCGCTGGCTGCCGGAGCTGGCGGGATTGCCGCTGCCCTTGCGGTTCGCGCCGTGGCAGGACCCGGTGACTGCGCAACGGCTGGCGCCGGACTACCCGATGCAGCCGCTGGTGGATTTGTTTGCCGGGCGTGACGGCGCGTTGAAGGCCTATCGTCGGATGCGGGTTTCGTAG
- the alr gene encoding alanine racemase — protein sequence MPPAVSERPTRIVVDLDHLAFNLRSIRAHVGVPVMGIVKANAYGHGLVRVALHLQAQGVEQLGVAFLEEGIALRQAGVTAPVLVLGGIFGRQVAQFLVHDLEITVSSLDKLRLVEAAAEAMGRKAVIHLKIDTGMERIGVHSYSARAFIEAAVASPWCVLKGIYSHLACSDDPFSPMSTQQLERFREAFSHIERIGAPMPLRHLANSGGVLHFPETWLDMVRPGIMLYGVQPDPASRHSVDLEPVMSLASQVVYFKVVKAGNPVSYGATWAPERDTRVVTVPIGYGDGFPRGLSSRGEVLIRGQRYPIVGRVCMDQFMVDIGQDSAFNEDEVVLVGAQGDNAITVEALAQRAGVIPYEILVGLNDRIPREYRGGL from the coding sequence ATGCCCCCGGCCGTCAGCGAGCGGCCCACCCGTATCGTGGTCGATCTCGACCATCTGGCCTTCAATCTGCGCAGCATCCGCGCCCATGTCGGCGTGCCGGTGATGGGCATCGTCAAGGCCAATGCGTACGGGCATGGCCTGGTGCGTGTCGCGCTGCACCTGCAGGCGCAGGGCGTGGAGCAGCTGGGCGTGGCGTTCCTGGAAGAGGGCATCGCCCTGCGCCAGGCAGGCGTGACCGCGCCCGTGCTGGTACTGGGCGGCATTTTCGGGCGGCAGGTGGCGCAGTTCCTGGTCCATGACCTGGAGATCACCGTCTCCTCGCTCGACAAGCTCCGCCTGGTGGAGGCGGCGGCCGAGGCAATGGGGCGCAAGGCCGTCATCCATCTCAAGATCGACACCGGCATGGAGCGCATCGGGGTGCACAGCTACTCCGCGCGCGCCTTCATCGAGGCGGCGGTGGCGTCGCCTTGGTGCGTGCTCAAGGGCATCTATTCGCATCTGGCGTGTTCGGACGATCCGTTCTCGCCGATGAGCACCCAGCAGCTGGAGCGGTTCCGGGAAGCGTTCTCGCACATCGAGCGCATCGGCGCGCCCATGCCGTTGCGACACCTGGCCAACTCTGGCGGCGTGCTGCACTTCCCCGAGACGTGGCTGGACATGGTCCGTCCGGGGATCATGCTCTACGGCGTCCAGCCCGACCCGGCCTCGCGGCACAGCGTCGACCTCGAGCCAGTGATGTCGCTCGCCTCGCAGGTCGTCTACTTCAAGGTGGTCAAGGCCGGCAATCCGGTCAGCTATGGCGCGACCTGGGCGCCTGAGCGCGACACGCGCGTGGTGACGGTGCCCATCGGCTATGGCGACGGATTCCCGCGGGGGTTGTCGTCGCGCGGCGAGGTGCTGATCCGCGGCCAGCGCTACCCGATCGTGGGGCGCGTGTGCATGGACCAGTTCATGGTCGACATCGGCCAGGACAGCGCCTTCAACGAAGACGAGGTGGTGCTGGTGGGCGCGCAGGGCGACAACGCCATTACCGTCGAAGCGCTGGCGCAGCGGGCCGGCGTGATCCCCTACGAAATCCTGGTCGGCCTCAACGACCGCATTCCGCGCGAGTATCGCGGCGGCCTGTAA
- a CDS encoding replicative DNA helicase, whose amino-acid sequence MSARPGFRGEKRFETRTEQRLDQLRVPPQSIEAEQAVLGGLMLVPDSYDRIADQLSDSDFYRRDHQLIYRAIRELAGKNRPFDAVTLGEWFESMGMSEQVAGGAYLIELASTTPSAANITAYAEIVRDKAILRQLIDVGTGIVNDGFQPDGRESSEILEEAERQVLAIAQANTTGKTDFTAVTKALSEAFDLLQTRYTNGSGVTGLATGYTEFDMMTAGLQKTDLIILAARPAMGKTTLALNMAEYAAFRSKQPVAVFSMEMSASQLAMRLISSVGRVNAQRLRTGQLEDEDWSRVTSAIRQLREVKIFIDDEPGLSPVKLAAKARRLKREHGGLGLIVIDYLQLMSVPGNSENRATEISEISRSLKGLAKELQVPIIALSQLNRSLETRTDKRPVMADLRESGAIEQDADMIVFIYRDDYYNKENSPDKGLAEIIIGKQRSGPTGSMKLKFFGEYTRFDNLSHDSVGSFE is encoded by the coding sequence ATGAGCGCACGTCCAGGGTTTCGCGGCGAGAAGCGGTTCGAGACGCGCACTGAGCAGCGCCTTGACCAGCTGCGCGTGCCTCCGCAGTCGATCGAAGCCGAACAGGCGGTGCTCGGCGGCCTCATGCTGGTGCCCGACTCCTACGACCGGATCGCCGACCAGCTCAGCGACAGCGACTTCTACCGGCGCGACCACCAGCTGATCTATCGTGCGATCCGCGAACTTGCCGGGAAGAACCGGCCGTTCGACGCGGTCACCCTCGGCGAGTGGTTCGAATCGATGGGCATGTCCGAGCAGGTCGCCGGCGGCGCCTACCTGATCGAACTGGCCAGCACGACGCCGTCGGCCGCCAACATCACCGCGTATGCGGAAATCGTCCGCGACAAGGCGATCCTGCGCCAGCTGATCGACGTCGGTACCGGCATCGTCAACGATGGCTTCCAGCCCGACGGCCGCGAAAGCAGCGAGATCCTGGAAGAGGCCGAGCGCCAGGTCCTGGCGATCGCCCAGGCCAACACCACCGGCAAGACCGACTTCACCGCGGTGACCAAGGCGCTGTCGGAAGCGTTCGACCTGCTGCAGACGCGCTACACCAACGGCAGCGGCGTGACCGGTCTGGCCACCGGCTACACCGAGTTCGACATGATGACCGCCGGCCTGCAGAAGACCGACCTGATCATCCTGGCGGCACGTCCTGCGATGGGCAAGACGACCCTGGCGCTGAACATGGCCGAGTACGCCGCGTTCCGCAGCAAGCAGCCGGTGGCGGTGTTCTCGATGGAAATGTCGGCCTCGCAGCTGGCGATGCGCCTGATCTCCTCGGTCGGTCGCGTCAACGCCCAGCGCTTGCGTACCGGCCAGCTCGAGGACGAAGACTGGAGCCGGGTGACCAGCGCGATCCGCCAGCTGCGCGAGGTAAAGATCTTCATCGACGACGAGCCCGGCCTGTCGCCGGTCAAGCTCGCCGCCAAGGCGCGCCGCCTCAAGCGCGAGCACGGTGGCCTGGGCCTGATCGTCATCGACTACCTGCAGCTGATGTCGGTGCCCGGCAACAGCGAGAACCGCGCGACCGAAATCTCCGAGATCTCGCGCTCGCTCAAGGGCCTGGCCAAGGAACTGCAGGTGCCGATCATCGCCCTGTCGCAGCTCAACCGCTCGCTGGAAACGCGTACCGACAAGCGACCGGTCATGGCCGACCTGCGCGAATCGGGCGCCATCGAGCAGGACGCGGACATGATCGTGTTCATCTACCGCGACGACTACTACAACAAGGAAAACTCGCCGGACAAGGGCCTGGCCGAGATCATCATCGGCAAGCAGCGTTCCGGCCCGACCGGTTCGATGAAGCTCAAGTTCTTCGGCGAGTACACCCGTTTCGACAACCTGTCGCACGACTCGGTGGGCAGCTTCGAGTAA